The nucleotide sequence GGATATACATTCGCAGTTTATGATGGACGTAAACACGTCCCAGTGTATGTTCAAGAAGACATGGTTGGACATAAACTCGGTGAGTTCGTTCCAACTCGTACTTTCCATGGACACGGTAGCAATGCCGATAAGAAAACAAAGTAAGCAAGGAGGATAACTAATGGCTGAACAAGTTACATCAGCAACAGCAACTGCTAAAACTGTTCGTATCGCCGCTCGTAAGGTCCGCCTTGTAGTTGATCTTATCAGAGGCAAGAACGTTGCAGAAGCAGCAGCTATCTTGGACTTCACACCTCGTGGAGCTTCACCGGTAGTATCAAAAGTACTAAAATCTGCAGTTGCTAACGCAGAAAACAACTTTGACTTAGACAGTGAGAACTTGTACGTAAGCGAAGCATTTGTCAACGAAGGACCAACGCTCAAGCGTTTCCGTCCACGTGCAAAGGGCTCAGCTTCACCAATCAACAAGCGCACAAGTCATATTACAATCGTAGTTTCAGAAAAAGAGGAGGGATAACGCGTGGGACAAAAAATTAATCCTAATGGATTCCGAGTAGGTGTGATTCGCGACTGGGAAGCTAAATGGTACGCTGATAAAGAATATGCAGCATACTTGCGTGAAGACCTACAAATCCGTAAATATATTGAAAAGCGTCTTGCAAGTGCTTCAGTTTCAACTGTTGAAATTGAACGTGCTGCAAACCGGGTTAACGTTTCAATTCATACTGCTAAACCAGGAATGGTTATTGGTAAGGGTGGATCTGAAGTAGAAAACCTTCGTAAAGAACTTAATAACCTTACTGGTAAGAGAGTTCACATCAACATCATCGAAATCAAGAAACCTGATTTAGATGCTAAATTAGTTGGCGAAAACATTGCTCGTCAATTGGAAGGCCGTGTTGCTTTCCGTCGCGCAATGCGTCAAGCAATGCAACGTTCAATGCGTTCAGGCGCAAAGGGTATCAAGACACAATCATCAGGTCGTTTAAACGGTGCGGATATGGCACGTGTTGAAACATATTCTGATGGTACTGTTCCTTTGCATACTCTTAGAGCTGATATTGACTATGCATGGGTAGAAGCTCACACAACTTACGGTGCAATTGGTGTTAAGACATGGATTTACCGTGGTGAAATTCTTCCAGAAAAAAAGAACAGCGAGAATGAGGACAAAGGAGGGAAATAAACATGTTAGTACCAAAACGTGTTAAGCATCGTCGTGAACACCGTGGCAAGCTCCGTGGAGCAGCTAAGGGTGGTAAGCAAGTAAGCTTCGGCGAATATGGTTTGCAATCTTTGGATTCAAAATGGATCACAAACAGACAAATCGAAGCCTCTCGTATAGCAATGACCCGTTATATGAAGCGTGGTGGAAAAGTTTGGATTAAGATTTTCCCTCACAAGTCATATACCGAAAAAGGTGTCGGAGTTCGTATGGGTAATGGTAAAGGTACGCCAGCTGGATGGGTAGCCCCTGTTAAGCGTGGTAAGGTACTTTTCGAAGTCGGTGGTGTTTCAGAGGAAGTTGCCAACGAAGCATTAAGACTTGCATCAATGAAACTTCCCGTTAGAACTAAGATTATTAAACGTGAGGAAGTAGGTGGCGAATCAAATGAAGGCTAATGAAATTAATGAATTAACCACTGCTCAAATGATTGACAAAGAAAAAGATTATAAAGACGAATTGTTCAATCTTCGTTTCCAATTGGCCACTGGCCAACTTGAAAACACTGCTCGTCTGAAGCAAGTTCGTAAGAACATTGCTCGTATCAAGACAGCACTTCGTCAACAAGAACTAAACAAGTAGAATACGATAAGGAGGTAACTAATTAATGGCTGAAGAACGCAACCAGCGTAAAGTATACCAAGGACGTGTAGTTTCTGCTAAGAGTGACAAAACTATCACTGTTGTTGTTGAAACATACAAGACACATCCTGTATATGGCAAGCGTGTTAAGTATTCTAAAAAATATACTGCTCATGATGAAAACAATGAAGCAAAGGTTAACGATATTGTCCGGATCATGGAAACTCGTCCAATGTCAAAGACAAAGCGTTTCCGTCTTCTAAACATCGTTGAAAAAGCGGTTATTATTTAATTTAATTTTTATCATTTTTTATCGTATTCTGATCTTAAAAAATGAAGGGAGGATATACCTTTGATTCAACAAGAAAGCCGTTTAAAAGTTGCTGACAACTCAGGCGCAAGAGAAATTTTAACTATTAAGGTCTTAGGTGGCTCAACTAGAAGATATGCCGGAATCGGTGACACCATCGTTGCTACGGTTAAACAAGCAACACCAGGTGGCGTTGTCAAAAAGGGTGACGTTGTTAAAGCTGTTGTTGTCCGTACTAAGTCAGTTACTCGTCGTAATGATGGTTCATACATTCGTTTTGACGAAAATGCTGCTGTATTGATTCGTGACGATAAAAGCCCTCAAGGTACTCGTATCTTTGGCCCGGTTGCTCGTGAATTGCGTGATCACAACTTCATGAAGATCGTTTCATTGGCCCCAGAAGTACTTTAATTTCAACCAAGGATATAAGGAGGTGCCGTTATGTTCATTAAAACTGGTGACAAAGTTCGCGTTATTAGTGGTAAGGACAAGGGTAAAGAAGGAACAGTTAAGAAGACTATTGCTTCAAAAGACCGTGTTATCGTCGAAGGCGTAAACATGATCAAGAAACATTCAAAGGCTTCATCAACTAACCCACAAGGTGGAATTGTTGATACTGAAGCACCTATCCATGTTTCTAACGTAATGCTAATTGACCCTTCAACAAATGAACCAACTCGTGTTGGTTTCAAAGTTGAAGATGGAAAAAAAGTTCGTTTTTCTAAAAAGACACAAAAAGCAATCAATTAATTATTAATTGAAAGGAGGATACCTTTTAAATGTCAAGTCGTTTACGAGAAAAATTTGATAACGAAATCAAATCACACATGATGGAAAAGTTCAACTATTCTTCAACTATGCAAGCACCTAAGATTGAGAAGATTGTTTTGAACATGGGTGTTGGTGACGCTGTTACTAACGCTAAGAACTTGGATGAAGCAGTTGCAGAACTTGCTTTGATCTCAGGTCAAAAACCTTTAGTTACAAAGGCTAAGAAATCAATTGCCGGTTTCAGACTTCGTGAAGGAATGTCAATCGGTGCCAAAGTTACCCTTCGTGGTGACAGAATGTATGATTTCTTGGATAAGTTGATCAATGTTTCATTACCACGTGTTCGTGACTTCCATGGTGTTAGTAGCCGTGCCTTTGATGGCCGTGGTAACTACACTTTGGGTGTTAGAGAACAATTGATTTTCCCAGAAATTGACTACGATAATGTTAACCGTGTTAGAGGTTTGGACATTGTTGTTGTAACTACTGCTAATACTGATGAAGAATCACGTGAATTGTTGACTCAATTCGGTATGCCATTCGCCAAATAATGAGGAGGTTTCACATTGGCTAAAAAATCATTAATTGTAAAAAGTGAACGCCCTGCTAAATTCTCAACTCAGAATTACACTCGTTGCGAACGTTGCGGACGACCTCATTCAGTTTACAAAAAATTCCATTTATGCCGTTTATGCGTACGTGAACTTGCCCACAAGGGACAAATTCCTGGCATGAAAAAAGCAAGTTGGTAATATTCTAAAAAGGAGGTTGTACGTTAATGTCTATGACTGACCCAATTGCAGACTTTTTAACTCGCATTCGTAATGCAAACATGGTTTACCATGAAACAGTTGAAGTACCTGCATCAAAGATTAAACGTGATATCGCTGAAATCCTCAAACGTGAAGGTTTTGTACGCGATGTTGAATATATTGAAGATGATAAGCAAGGCGTAATCCGCGTATTCTTGAAATACGGTAAGGACAAGCAACGCGTTATCACCGGTTTAAAGAGAATTTCAAAGCCAGGTTTACGTTCATACGTTAAAGCTGACGCTGTTCCTAAGGTTCTTAACGGACTTGGAATTGCAATTATTTCTACTTCAAACGGAGTTGTTACTGACAAAGAAGCTCGCGCTCAAAAAGTCGGTGGCGAAGTATTAGCTTACGTTTGGTAATAAATATCATTAAATAGGAGGTGTAATTTCAATGAGTCGTATTGGTTATAAAACTGTTACTATCCCTGAAGGTGTGGAAATTAAGTCTGAAGGAAACGTTGTAACTGTTAAGGGTTCTAAAGGATCTTTGACCCGTGAACTTTCATCAGATATTAAGATGAATGTTAACGGTAACGAGGTTACTTTTGAACCAATCGGAGCATACAACAACCGTGTTCGTGCTCTTCACGGAACTACTCGTGCCAACTTCAACAACATGGTTGAAGGTGTTACTGATGGTTTCAAGAAAACACTTAAACTTGTCGGTGTTGGATACCGTGCACAATTGAAGGGAAAAACATTAACTCTTAATGTTGGTTACTCAAACCCAGTCGACATGACTGTTCCTGAAGATTTGACTGTTGAAGTTCCAGATAACACTACTATCAACATTAGTGGTATCAACAAGCAACACGTTGGTGACTTTGCTGCCGAGGTTCGTGCAGTTCGTTCACCAGAACCATACAAGGGTAAGGGTATTCGTTACGAAAACGAACACATTATTCGTAAAGAAGGAAAGACTGGTAAGTAGTTCTTACTAGTAAATTAAATTGAGGTGACTATTTTGATTTCTAAACCAGATAAAAACAAGAACCGGAAACGTCGTCACAGTCGTGTCCGTAGTAAAATTTCTGGTACTGCCGAGCGCCCACGCTTAAATGTTTTCCGTTCAAACAAAAACATCTACGCTCAAGTAATTGATGACGTAGAGGGTGTAACGCTTGTTAGTGCCTCAACACTTGATACTGCAGTCAGTGGCGAAAGCAAGACTGAACAAGCAGCTAGTGTTGGTAAATTAGTAGCAGAACGCGCTAATGAAAAGAACATTAAGAATGTTGTTTTTGATCGTGGAGGATACATTTACCATGGTCGTGTTCAAGCTCTTGCAGATGCTGCTCGTGAAAATGGACTAGAATTTTAATAAAAGGAGGAATAACCGCACATGAAGAAGTTTATTGATCCAGATAAGTTAGAGCTTGAAGACACTGTCGTTTCAATCAACCGAATTACTAAGGTTGTTAAAGGTGGACGTCGTCTTCGTTTCGCCGCTTTGGTTGTCGTTGGTGACAAACAAGGACATGTTGGATTTGGTACTGGTAAAGCTCAAGAAGTTCCAGAAGCTATTCGTAAAGCAGTCGAAGCAGCTCGCAAGAACTTGATTGAGGTTCCGATTGTTGGTACAACAATTCCTCATGAAATCGTTGGAACATTCGGTGGTGGCCGTATTTTACTTAAGCCTGCCGCTGAAGGTTCTGGAGTTGCCGCTGGTGGTGCCGTACGTAACGTTATGGAACTTGCCGGTGTTGACGATGTTACAAGTAAGCGTTTGGGATCAAACACTCCAGTCAATGTTATTAGAGCTACTTTTGAAGGCTTGAAAGCTTTGAGAAATGCTGAAGCAGTTTCAGCATTACGTGGTGTTTCAGCCCAACATTTAGCTGAATAAGGAGGTTATTGTAATGGCTCAATTGAAAATTACATTAATTCGTAGTGCAGCACATCGCCTCCCAAAGCAACGTAAAATTGTGAAGGCTCTTGGCTTAAACCGGGTGAATAGCTCAGTTGTCAAGCCTGACAATGAAGCAACTCGGGGAGCTCTTTTCCAAATTGCACATTTAATTGATGTAGAACAAGTTAAAGACTAATTAATATTTTGTAAGGAGGTGCCAAATTCATGAATTTGAACGAATTGAAGGCCGCTGAAGGTTCTCGTTCATTACGTACTCGTAAGGGACGTGGCCGTTCTGCCGGTAAGGGTAAAACTGCTGGTCGTGGTCAAAAAGGACAAAAGGCTCGTAGTAAGACTCGTGTCGGATTTGAAGGTGGCCAAATGCCACTTTACCGTCGTATTCCAAAACGTGGTTTCAACAACATCAACCGGAAAGACTATGCTGTAGTTAACGTTGCTAAGCTTGATGCTTTCGACAACGGTACAGAAGTAACTCCAGAATTGCTTGTTGAATCAGGTATCGTCAAGAACGTTAAATCAGGCATCAAAATTCTTGGTGAAGGTGAGCTATCAAAGAAGTTAACTGTTAAAGCTAACAAATTCTCAAAGACAGCTCAATCTACTATTGAAAATGCAGGCGGTAAAATCGAGGTGATCTAATGCTCTCAACATTAAAGAGTGCATTTCAAGTTAAGGAAATAAGAAACAAGATCCTGTTTACATTAGGTGTGCTGATTATCTTCCGCTTAGGTGCCTACATTACGGTCCCTGGAATTAATGCGAAAGCACTTCAATCTGTTGCATCATCTGGGTTGGTTAGTATTTTGAACACCTTTAGTGGTGGAGGATTAACTAATTATTCCATATTTGCGATGGGAGTATCACCATACATCACTGCTCAAATCATCGTTCAGTTGTTACAAATGGATATTGTGCCCAGATTCGTCGAATGGGGTAAACAAGGTGAAGTTGGTAGAAGAAAGCTTAACCAATGGACAAGGTATCTTACCGTTATCCTTGGTTTCTTTCAATCTATCGGAATCACAGCTGGTTTTAACCAACTAAGTAGTTTGAATTTAGTCGCTCATCCCAATGCCCAAACATTTATCATGATTGGTGTTATTTTAACTGGTGGTACAATGCTTACCACTTGGATGGGTGATATGATCACCGAAAGAGGTATTGGTAACGGGATTTCAATGATTATCTTTGCAGGTATCATTGCCCGTCTACCAGTTGGTCTACAAAAGCTACATCAACAATATTTTGTTGGTGTTAGCGGAAGTGACCTATGGTGGGCAATCCTCTTCGGAGTCGTTCTTCTTGTGGCTGTACTTCTGATTGTTACATTCGTAACCTGGGTACAACAAGCTGAAAGACGGGTTCCAATTCAATATACTCGTCGAGTTGCTGGGGCATCAGATAGCAGTTACCTTCCATTGAAGGTTAACGTTGCGGGAGTTATCCCAGTTATCTTCGCAAGTTCATTTATTGCAACTCCACAAACAATTTTGATGGCATTTACTGCTAATCATTCACAAGACACTTGGTATCTAATACTTTCTGATATCTTTAACATGCAAACACCAACTGGTGCAACTTTGTATACTGTTTTGATTGTTATGTTTACTTTCTTCTATGCTTTTGTTCAAGTTAACCCAGAGAAACTTTCTGAGAACTTACAAAAACAAGGAAGTTACATTCCAGGCGTTTGGCCAGGACATGAAACACAAGCATATGTATCAAGTTTGCTGATGAGATTAAGTACTGTTGGATCGGTATTCTTGGGTATTGTTGCTTTAATTCCATTAATTGCTCAAAACGTTTGGAACTTAGATGAATCAATCGGTTTAGGTGGAACTAGTTTATTGATCGTTGTTGGTGTTGCTATTGAAACTATTCGTCAAATCAGAGGTTTGATGATGAAGAGACAATATGTCGGATTCATTAAGAAAGACACAAACCCAACTACAGATTAATTAAGCAAACCTAGTCGAGGAGGAAATCTAATGTCATTAAATTTAATTTTAATGGGCCTGCCTGGAGCAGGAAAAGGTACACAAGCTCAGTTTATCGTTGATAAGTATCCAATCCCTCATATTTCTACTGGAGATATGTTTAGAGAAGCTATCTCAAATGAAACTCCAATGGGACTGAAGGCTAAGGAATATACTGACAAAGGGAATTTGGTTCCCGATGAAGTAACTAATGGAATCGTTAAAGACCGTCTTTCAAAGGATGATACTAAGACTGGTTTCCTTCTAGATGGTTATCCAAGAACTTTAGAACAGGCTGACGCTTTGTCCGGCATGTCTGAAGAACTTAATAAACCACTAGATGCAGTTATTAACATCGATGTTGATCCTAAGATACTTACTGATCGGTTGACTGGTCGGTTTATCTGTAAGAATTGTGGTGCAACATATCACAAGATTTACCACATGCCTAAAGTGGAAAACACTTGTGATGTATGTGGCCACCACGAGTTTTATCAACGTGAGGATGACAAACCGGAGGCAGTTAAGAATCGCCTCGATGTAAACATTAAAATGAATACACCATTAATTTCTTACTACAAAGAAAGAGATTTACTATTTAATGTTGATGGTAACAAAGATATCAATGAAGTTTGGAAAGACTTAGACAAAATTCTTGGTTCTTTATAATTCTCGTTCTGTAAGAAAATGTGTTAGATTGAAGAATTCGGATTAATGTGGTAGACTATCGTTTGGCTATTATATCGTATTTGAACTGTCAATCTGACTTAATGGTTGGAGGTGTTTTTAATTGGCAAAAGATAATGTCATTGAAATTGAAGGAAAAGTCATCGAAACATTGCCAAATGCCATGTTCCGAGTAGAACTCGAAAACGGACATGAAATTTTAGCACACGTTTCTGGAAAGATCAGAATGCATTACATTCGAATCCTTCCAGGTGATAAAGTTACTGTTGAAATGTCGCCTTACGATTTGAGTAAGGGTAGAATTACTTATAGATTTAAGTAATACACTTCATTTCTTTTGAGGAGGGTTAATAATGAAGGTAAGACCATCTGTAAAACCAATGTGTGAACATTGTAAAGTTATTAAGCGTAAGGGTCGAGTAATGATTATTTGCTCTGCAAACCCTAAGCATAAGCAACGTCAAGGTAAGTAATAAATAGGAGGTGCTGTTAAATGGCTCGTATTGCCGGAATTGATTTGCCACGTGACAAGCGTATTGTCATTGGTCTAACATACATTTTTGGTATCGGCGACACAACTGCACAACAAATCTTAACTAAGGCCGGAGTTTCAGAAGACGTACGTGTACGTGATCTAACTCCAGACCAAGAAGATAAGATTCGTGCCGTTGTTGGCGATTTGAAAATTGAAGGTGACTTACGTCGTGAAGTAAGCATGAACATCAAGCGTCTTCAAGAAATCGGCTCATACCGTGGTATGCGTCACCGTCGTGGTTTGCCCGTTCGTGGACAACACACAAAGAACAATGCCCGTACTCGTAAGGGTAAGAAAACTGCTATTGCAGGTAAGAAAAAATAATTAACAAGGGAGGTCGTATGCTTTTATGGTAAACAAGAAGACAAGTCGTAAGCGTCGTGTTAAAAAGAATATTGAGACTGGTGTAGCTCACATTCACTCAACATTCAACAACACTTTAGTGATGATTACAGACTCACAAGGAAATGCTATTTCATGGTCATCTGCTGGTGCATTAGGTTTCCGTGGTAGTCGTAAATCAACACCTTTCGCTGCGCAAATGGCTGCAGAAGCTGCTGCTAAAGCATCTATGGAACATGGCATGAAGTCTGTTGAAGTTGCTGTTAAGGGACCAGGTTCTGGTCGTGAAGCTGCAATTCGTGCACTTCAAGCAACTGGTTTGGAAGTTACAGCTATTAGAGATGTTACTCCAGTGCCTCACAACGGATCTCGTCCTCCAAAGCGTCGTCGAGTTTAGTATTTTGCGCACTCAATTCATAAAGTGGAATATGTACCCGCATATTTACAAATTGTACGAACAAGACTCACGCGTTTTGAAAGGGGTTAATGATAAGAATGATTGAATTTGAAAAGCCTAACATTCACAAGATAGAAGAAACTGACAACTATGGTGAAGTTGTTGTTGAACCTTTAGAAAGAGGATACGGAACCACTCTAGGTAATTCACTTAGAAGAACTCTGCTTTCATCTTTACCAGGTGCAGCAATTACTAGTATCCAAATTGATGATGTCCTTCATGAGTTTTCAACGATTAAGGGTGTTGTCGAAGATGTCACTCAGATCATCTTAAATGTTAAGAAAATTTCATTAAAATTAGATGGACCTGAAGACGAAGAAGAGAATTTAGAGATTGATGTAATTGGACCTGCTGACGTTACAGCTGGTGATATTGTTGGGGATAGTGACGTTACTGTTCTTAACCCCGATTTACACATTGCCACAGTTGCGGAAGGTACTAACTTCCATATGCGACTAACTGCTAACAAGGGTCGTGGGTATGTTTCTGCTGTTGAAAACAAGAAACGCAGTTCAGAAATGCCTATTGGTGTACTTCCCGTCGATTCTATTTATACCCCAATTGAACGTGTCAACTATCAAGTTGAGAGTACCCGGGTTGGTCAACGTGATGACTTTGATAAGCTTACTTTGGATGTTTGGACTGATGGTTCAATCACACCTAGTGAGGCAGTTAGTTTAGCTGCAAAGATTTTAACTGAACATCTTGAAATGTTTGTTGATCTTACTGATGAAGCTAAGAACACTGAAATCATGGTCGAAAAAGAAGAAACACACAAAGAAAAGATGCTCGAAATGACAATTGAAGAATTGGATCTTTCGGTTCGTTCATATAATTGTCTCAAACGTGCAGGCATCAATACTGTTCAAGAGTTAACTGAAAAAAGTGAACCTGATATGATGAAAGTTCGTAACTTGGGCCGTAAATCATTAGAAGAAGTTAAAGAAAAACTCGCTGCTTTAGGTTTATCACTTCGTAAAGAAGACTAAAAAAAGGAGGACATCTAACTTATGAGTAATCGTAAATTACAACGTACCAGTGAACATCGTCGTTCAATGCTTCGTAACTTGACTACTGAATTGATCATTCATGGCCAAATCATTACTACTGAAGCCAGAGCAAAAGAAGTTCGCTCAACTACAGACAAAATGATTTCACTTGGTAAACGCGGTGACTTACACGCTCGTCGCCAAGCTGCTGCATATATTCGTGACGTGGTTGCGGATGTTAAAGAAGACGGTGATGACATTACAGTTACTACTGCTTTGCAAAAGCTATTTGGTGATTTAGCAACTAAGTACGCTGACCGTAACGGTGGATACACTAGAATCTACAAGACTATGCCACGCCGTGGTGATGGTGCAGAAATGGTTATCCTTCAATTGATTGACTAATATCATTAGACCATAAACATATTTTCACGAGAATCACTCAAGTTTTCGGTATAGAACGTCATGATGGTGGATTATTCCTAGTCTAGTTTGAATGTGGGCAATTGCCCAAGCACCGATTACTTGTAAGTGATTTTTTTGTACATAAAATTACATTACAGGGCAAACATTATGGAAAATATTATTGAAATCAACAACCTTTCATTTAAATATCCGGAACAAAATCAACTATTCGATAATCTTAGTTTGAGTATTGAAGCTGGTAAGTGGACTGCTATCCTTGGTCAGAATGGTAGTGGCAAAAGCACTTTAGCTAGACTAGTTGATGGTTTGCTGGAAGCAGAGTCAGGGAC is from Lentilactobacillus curieae and encodes:
- the rpsS gene encoding 30S ribosomal protein S19, which produces MSRSLKKGPFADEYLLKKVDAQKDQDKKSVIKTWSRRSTIFPSFIGYTFAVYDGRKHVPVYVQEDMVGHKLGEFVPTRTFHGHGSNADKKTK
- the rplV gene encoding 50S ribosomal protein L22; its protein translation is MAEQVTSATATAKTVRIAARKVRLVVDLIRGKNVAEAAAILDFTPRGASPVVSKVLKSAVANAENNFDLDSENLYVSEAFVNEGPTLKRFRPRAKGSASPINKRTSHITIVVSEKEEG
- the rpsC gene encoding 30S ribosomal protein S3 produces the protein MGQKINPNGFRVGVIRDWEAKWYADKEYAAYLREDLQIRKYIEKRLASASVSTVEIERAANRVNVSIHTAKPGMVIGKGGSEVENLRKELNNLTGKRVHINIIEIKKPDLDAKLVGENIARQLEGRVAFRRAMRQAMQRSMRSGAKGIKTQSSGRLNGADMARVETYSDGTVPLHTLRADIDYAWVEAHTTYGAIGVKTWIYRGEILPEKKNSENEDKGGK
- the rplP gene encoding 50S ribosomal protein L16 yields the protein MLVPKRVKHRREHRGKLRGAAKGGKQVSFGEYGLQSLDSKWITNRQIEASRIAMTRYMKRGGKVWIKIFPHKSYTEKGVGVRMGNGKGTPAGWVAPVKRGKVLFEVGGVSEEVANEALRLASMKLPVRTKIIKREEVGGESNEG
- the rpmC gene encoding 50S ribosomal protein L29, whose product is MKANEINELTTAQMIDKEKDYKDELFNLRFQLATGQLENTARLKQVRKNIARIKTALRQQELNK
- the rpsQ gene encoding 30S ribosomal protein S17; its protein translation is MAEERNQRKVYQGRVVSAKSDKTITVVVETYKTHPVYGKRVKYSKKYTAHDENNEAKVNDIVRIMETRPMSKTKRFRLLNIVEKAVII
- the rplN gene encoding 50S ribosomal protein L14 produces the protein MIQQESRLKVADNSGAREILTIKVLGGSTRRYAGIGDTIVATVKQATPGGVVKKGDVVKAVVVRTKSVTRRNDGSYIRFDENAAVLIRDDKSPQGTRIFGPVARELRDHNFMKIVSLAPEVL
- the rplX gene encoding 50S ribosomal protein L24, producing MFIKTGDKVRVISGKDKGKEGTVKKTIASKDRVIVEGVNMIKKHSKASSTNPQGGIVDTEAPIHVSNVMLIDPSTNEPTRVGFKVEDGKKVRFSKKTQKAIN
- the rplE gene encoding 50S ribosomal protein L5 gives rise to the protein MSSRLREKFDNEIKSHMMEKFNYSSTMQAPKIEKIVLNMGVGDAVTNAKNLDEAVAELALISGQKPLVTKAKKSIAGFRLREGMSIGAKVTLRGDRMYDFLDKLINVSLPRVRDFHGVSSRAFDGRGNYTLGVREQLIFPEIDYDNVNRVRGLDIVVVTTANTDEESRELLTQFGMPFAK
- a CDS encoding type Z 30S ribosomal protein S14, whose product is MAKKSLIVKSERPAKFSTQNYTRCERCGRPHSVYKKFHLCRLCVRELAHKGQIPGMKKASW
- the rpsH gene encoding 30S ribosomal protein S8, giving the protein MSMTDPIADFLTRIRNANMVYHETVEVPASKIKRDIAEILKREGFVRDVEYIEDDKQGVIRVFLKYGKDKQRVITGLKRISKPGLRSYVKADAVPKVLNGLGIAIISTSNGVVTDKEARAQKVGGEVLAYVW
- the rplF gene encoding 50S ribosomal protein L6 encodes the protein MSRIGYKTVTIPEGVEIKSEGNVVTVKGSKGSLTRELSSDIKMNVNGNEVTFEPIGAYNNRVRALHGTTRANFNNMVEGVTDGFKKTLKLVGVGYRAQLKGKTLTLNVGYSNPVDMTVPEDLTVEVPDNTTINISGINKQHVGDFAAEVRAVRSPEPYKGKGIRYENEHIIRKEGKTGK
- the rplR gene encoding 50S ribosomal protein L18, with amino-acid sequence MTILISKPDKNKNRKRRHSRVRSKISGTAERPRLNVFRSNKNIYAQVIDDVEGVTLVSASTLDTAVSGESKTEQAASVGKLVAERANEKNIKNVVFDRGGYIYHGRVQALADAARENGLEF
- the rpsE gene encoding 30S ribosomal protein S5: MKKFIDPDKLELEDTVVSINRITKVVKGGRRLRFAALVVVGDKQGHVGFGTGKAQEVPEAIRKAVEAARKNLIEVPIVGTTIPHEIVGTFGGGRILLKPAAEGSGVAAGGAVRNVMELAGVDDVTSKRLGSNTPVNVIRATFEGLKALRNAEAVSALRGVSAQHLAE
- the rpmD gene encoding 50S ribosomal protein L30, coding for MAQLKITLIRSAAHRLPKQRKIVKALGLNRVNSSVVKPDNEATRGALFQIAHLIDVEQVKD
- the rplO gene encoding 50S ribosomal protein L15, producing MNLNELKAAEGSRSLRTRKGRGRSAGKGKTAGRGQKGQKARSKTRVGFEGGQMPLYRRIPKRGFNNINRKDYAVVNVAKLDAFDNGTEVTPELLVESGIVKNVKSGIKILGEGELSKKLTVKANKFSKTAQSTIENAGGKIEVI
- the secY gene encoding preprotein translocase subunit SecY, with amino-acid sequence MLSTLKSAFQVKEIRNKILFTLGVLIIFRLGAYITVPGINAKALQSVASSGLVSILNTFSGGGLTNYSIFAMGVSPYITAQIIVQLLQMDIVPRFVEWGKQGEVGRRKLNQWTRYLTVILGFFQSIGITAGFNQLSSLNLVAHPNAQTFIMIGVILTGGTMLTTWMGDMITERGIGNGISMIIFAGIIARLPVGLQKLHQQYFVGVSGSDLWWAILFGVVLLVAVLLIVTFVTWVQQAERRVPIQYTRRVAGASDSSYLPLKVNVAGVIPVIFASSFIATPQTILMAFTANHSQDTWYLILSDIFNMQTPTGATLYTVLIVMFTFFYAFVQVNPEKLSENLQKQGSYIPGVWPGHETQAYVSSLLMRLSTVGSVFLGIVALIPLIAQNVWNLDESIGLGGTSLLIVVGVAIETIRQIRGLMMKRQYVGFIKKDTNPTTD
- a CDS encoding adenylate kinase, with the protein product MSLNLILMGLPGAGKGTQAQFIVDKYPIPHISTGDMFREAISNETPMGLKAKEYTDKGNLVPDEVTNGIVKDRLSKDDTKTGFLLDGYPRTLEQADALSGMSEELNKPLDAVINIDVDPKILTDRLTGRFICKNCGATYHKIYHMPKVENTCDVCGHHEFYQREDDKPEAVKNRLDVNIKMNTPLISYYKERDLLFNVDGNKDINEVWKDLDKILGSL
- the infA gene encoding translation initiation factor IF-1 — its product is MAKDNVIEIEGKVIETLPNAMFRVELENGHEILAHVSGKIRMHYIRILPGDKVTVEMSPYDLSKGRITYRFK
- the rpmJ gene encoding 50S ribosomal protein L36, whose protein sequence is MKVRPSVKPMCEHCKVIKRKGRVMIICSANPKHKQRQGK
- the rpsM gene encoding 30S ribosomal protein S13 produces the protein MARIAGIDLPRDKRIVIGLTYIFGIGDTTAQQILTKAGVSEDVRVRDLTPDQEDKIRAVVGDLKIEGDLRREVSMNIKRLQEIGSYRGMRHRRGLPVRGQHTKNNARTRKGKKTAIAGKKK
- the rpsK gene encoding 30S ribosomal protein S11; its protein translation is MVNKKTSRKRRVKKNIETGVAHIHSTFNNTLVMITDSQGNAISWSSAGALGFRGSRKSTPFAAQMAAEAAAKASMEHGMKSVEVAVKGPGSGREAAIRALQATGLEVTAIRDVTPVPHNGSRPPKRRRV